In Carya illinoinensis cultivar Pawnee chromosome 9, C.illinoinensisPawnee_v1, whole genome shotgun sequence, the following are encoded in one genomic region:
- the LOC122277519 gene encoding probable glutamate carboxypeptidase AMP1 isoform X3 — MAEAAFSKLGTFFFTSKPSPLSTYLLVLILCILGFYTLHYPHPTLLQSNSQNAPRFRQIFLSSASNDTLASYLRALTQHPHLAGTKPSLDTTHYVLSHFKELGLETRTAQYRALLSYPVHSSLSAHFSDDTVLDLPLTDFTQGTRDVVLPYHAYSPSGSAYAKAVFVNYGTDDDYRALGILGVNVSGCVVIARKGDLPRGVVVRKAEAHGAVAMLLYAEGDGFRKGFERGTVMKGVGDPLSPGWAGVDGGESLDLEDTEVLKRFPKIPSMPLSAEAAEVILGSLGGAPFPSEWRNGIGHVGPGPTILNFTYQIGSTEWVEQNLINLGPKAVVYLNVDCAVQGPGFFVGATPQLDNLLHEVTKKVKDPDSEGATVYERWAATNIGIHIQRLSGVDSDFAPFLQHAGVPSVDLYYGRDFPVYHTAFDSYNWMTNCGDPLFQRHVAVAGIWGILALHLADDSILPFNYLSYADQLQGYKNILSNFLDGSVSLHPLTTSIQELAYAAKEAENEAKILQKQETTGDSVVLKKRALNDRLMLAERGFLDADGLQGRQWFKHLIYGPPSDYESKLVFFPGVADAISGSARMSRKERKAAIQHEIWRAARAIQRAARALKGELT, encoded by the exons ATGGCCGAAGCGGCTTTCTCCAAGCTCGGTACCTTCTTCTTCACGTCGAAACCATCAcccttgagtacttacttactCGTTCTCATCCTCTGCATTCTGGGCTTCTATACCCTGCATTACCCGCACCCTACACTCTTGCAATCAAATTCCCAAAATGCTCCCCGCTTCCGCCAGATTTTCCTCTCCTCTGCCAGCAACGACACCCTCGCATCCTACCTCCGCGCCCTCACCCAGCATCCTCACCTCGCCGGAACCAAACCCTCCCTCGACACTACCCATTACGTCCTCTCCCACTTCAAGGAGCTTGGACTCGAAACTCGCACCGCCCAGTACCGAGCCCTCCTCTCTTATCCCGTGCACTCCTCCCTCTCTGCGCATTTTAGCGACGACACGGTCCTTGACCTGCCCTTGACGGACTTTACACAGGGGACTCGGGACGTGGTATTACCCTACCATGCGTACTCGCCGTCCGGGTCGGCGTACGCTAAGGCGGTGTTTGTTAATTACGGTACGGATGATGACTATCGTGCGCTGGGGATATTGGGGGTGAACGTTAGCGGGTGCGTGGTGATTGCGAGGAAGGGGGATTTGCCCAGAGGGGTCGTGGTTCGAAAGGCCGAGGCGCATGGGGCTGTAGCAATGCTACTGTACGCCGAGGGGGACGGGTTTAGGAAGGGTTTTGAGAGAGGAACCGTGATGAAGGGCGTGGGGGACCCACTGAGTCCGGGGTGGGCTGGGGTTGATGGTGGTGAGAGTTTGGACTTGGAGGACACCGAGGTTTTGAAAAGATTTCCCAAAATTCCGTCCATGCCCTTGTCCGCCGAGGCTGCCGAAGTCATCTTGGGCTCGCTAGGGGGCGCACCGTTTCCATCGGAGTGGCGCAACGGCATCGGGCATGTCGGCCCGGGACCCACAATATTGAACTTCACTTACCAG ATAGGCTCCACTGAGTGGGTTGAACAAAACCTAATCAATCTCGGCCCCAAAGCTGTAGTGTACCTTAATGTAGATTGTGCGGTTCAAGGTCCAGGTTTCTTTGTTGGTGCAACTCCTCAGCTAGACAATCTTCTTCATGAGGTTACAAAGAAG GTTAAGGATCCCGACTCAGAGGGTGCGACGGTGTATGAGAGATGGGCTGCAACAAATATAGGCATACAT ATACAAAGACTTAGTGGAGTGGATTCTGATTTTGCTCCATTCCTGCAACACGCGGGGGTTCCTTCAGTTGATTTATACTATGGCAGAG ATTTTCCTGTCTATCACACGGCTTTTGACTCCTATAACTGGATGACAAATTGTGGAGATCCATTGTTTCAGCGGCACGTGGCTG TTGCAGGAATTTGGGGAATTCTGGCCCTTCATCTGGCTGATGATTCTATTCTACCATTCAATTACCTCTCATATGCTGATCAGTTGCAG GGGTATAAAAACATCTTGAGCAACTTTTTGGATGGTAGTGTATCCCTACATCCACTGACGACATCAATTCAAGAACTTGCATATGCGGCTAAAGAAGCTGAGAATGAAGCGAAG ATACTACAAAAGCAGGAAACTACAGGTGATTCTGTGGTGTTGAAAAAGCGAGCATTGAATGATCGACTGATGCTTGCTGAAAGAGGGTTCTTGGATGcagatgggcttcaaggaagGCAGTGGTTTAAGCATCTT ATTTATGGGCCTCCAAGTGACTATGAGAGCAAGCTGGTTTTCTTCCCAGGAGTAGCAGATGCTATATCTGGATCTGCAAGAATGAGTAGAAAAGAGAGGAAAGCGGCGATTCAGCATGAGATATGGAGGGCTGCTAGAGCTATACAAAGAGCTGCCAGAGCCCTTAAAGGGGAACTCACCTGA
- the LOC122277519 gene encoding probable glutamate carboxypeptidase AMP1 isoform X1 produces the protein MAEAAFSKLGTFFFTSKPSPLSTYLLVLILCILGFYTLHYPHPTLLQSNSQNAPRFRQIFLSSASNDTLASYLRALTQHPHLAGTKPSLDTTHYVLSHFKELGLETRTAQYRALLSYPVHSSLSAHFSDDTVLDLPLTDFTQGTRDVVLPYHAYSPSGSAYAKAVFVNYGTDDDYRALGILGVNVSGCVVIARKGDLPRGVVVRKAEAHGAVAMLLYAEGDGFRKGFERGTVMKGVGDPLSPGWAGVDGGESLDLEDTEVLKRFPKIPSMPLSAEAAEVILGSLGGAPFPSEWRNGIGHVGPGPTILNFTYQDGMTLSSIRLRATNNFPSHGLAGEWHLRKSQEKTKEIFRVWRGLEEPDRHVLLGNHRDAWTYGAVDPNSGTAALLDIARRYALLMRLGWQPRRTIILCSWDAEEFGMIGSTEWVEQNLINLGPKAVVYLNVDCAVQGPGFFVGATPQLDNLLHEVTKKVKDPDSEGATVYERWAATNIGIHIQRLSGVDSDFAPFLQHAGVPSVDLYYGRDFPVYHTAFDSYNWMTNCGDPLFQRHVAVAGIWGILALHLADDSILPFNYLSYADQLQGYKNILSNFLDGSVSLHPLTTSIQELAYAAKEAENEAKILQKQETTGDSVVLKKRALNDRLMLAERGFLDADGLQGRQWFKHLIYGPPSDYESKLVFFPGVADAISGSARMSRKERKAAIQHEIWRAARAIQRAARALKGELT, from the exons ATGGCCGAAGCGGCTTTCTCCAAGCTCGGTACCTTCTTCTTCACGTCGAAACCATCAcccttgagtacttacttactCGTTCTCATCCTCTGCATTCTGGGCTTCTATACCCTGCATTACCCGCACCCTACACTCTTGCAATCAAATTCCCAAAATGCTCCCCGCTTCCGCCAGATTTTCCTCTCCTCTGCCAGCAACGACACCCTCGCATCCTACCTCCGCGCCCTCACCCAGCATCCTCACCTCGCCGGAACCAAACCCTCCCTCGACACTACCCATTACGTCCTCTCCCACTTCAAGGAGCTTGGACTCGAAACTCGCACCGCCCAGTACCGAGCCCTCCTCTCTTATCCCGTGCACTCCTCCCTCTCTGCGCATTTTAGCGACGACACGGTCCTTGACCTGCCCTTGACGGACTTTACACAGGGGACTCGGGACGTGGTATTACCCTACCATGCGTACTCGCCGTCCGGGTCGGCGTACGCTAAGGCGGTGTTTGTTAATTACGGTACGGATGATGACTATCGTGCGCTGGGGATATTGGGGGTGAACGTTAGCGGGTGCGTGGTGATTGCGAGGAAGGGGGATTTGCCCAGAGGGGTCGTGGTTCGAAAGGCCGAGGCGCATGGGGCTGTAGCAATGCTACTGTACGCCGAGGGGGACGGGTTTAGGAAGGGTTTTGAGAGAGGAACCGTGATGAAGGGCGTGGGGGACCCACTGAGTCCGGGGTGGGCTGGGGTTGATGGTGGTGAGAGTTTGGACTTGGAGGACACCGAGGTTTTGAAAAGATTTCCCAAAATTCCGTCCATGCCCTTGTCCGCCGAGGCTGCCGAAGTCATCTTGGGCTCGCTAGGGGGCGCACCGTTTCCATCGGAGTGGCGCAACGGCATCGGGCATGTCGGCCCGGGACCCACAATATTGAACTTCACTTACCAG GATGGAATGACCTTGTCATCCATACGCTTAAGAGCAACTAATAATTTTCCCTCTCATGGACTGGCTGGGGAATGGCATTTAAGGAAAAGTCAGGAAAAGACTAAGGAAATCTTTCGAGTCTGGAG GGGGTTGGAAGAGCCTGACCGCCATGTGCTACTTGGCAATCATAGAGATGCATGGACATATGGTGCTGTTGACCCCAACAGTGGAACCGCAGCCCTGCTTGATATTGCTCGTCGATATGCTCTTTTGATGCGTTTGGGCTGGCAGCCTAGAAGGACAATAATTCTCTGCAGTTGGGATGCAGAAGAGTTTGGGATG ATAGGCTCCACTGAGTGGGTTGAACAAAACCTAATCAATCTCGGCCCCAAAGCTGTAGTGTACCTTAATGTAGATTGTGCGGTTCAAGGTCCAGGTTTCTTTGTTGGTGCAACTCCTCAGCTAGACAATCTTCTTCATGAGGTTACAAAGAAG GTTAAGGATCCCGACTCAGAGGGTGCGACGGTGTATGAGAGATGGGCTGCAACAAATATAGGCATACAT ATACAAAGACTTAGTGGAGTGGATTCTGATTTTGCTCCATTCCTGCAACACGCGGGGGTTCCTTCAGTTGATTTATACTATGGCAGAG ATTTTCCTGTCTATCACACGGCTTTTGACTCCTATAACTGGATGACAAATTGTGGAGATCCATTGTTTCAGCGGCACGTGGCTG TTGCAGGAATTTGGGGAATTCTGGCCCTTCATCTGGCTGATGATTCTATTCTACCATTCAATTACCTCTCATATGCTGATCAGTTGCAG GGGTATAAAAACATCTTGAGCAACTTTTTGGATGGTAGTGTATCCCTACATCCACTGACGACATCAATTCAAGAACTTGCATATGCGGCTAAAGAAGCTGAGAATGAAGCGAAG ATACTACAAAAGCAGGAAACTACAGGTGATTCTGTGGTGTTGAAAAAGCGAGCATTGAATGATCGACTGATGCTTGCTGAAAGAGGGTTCTTGGATGcagatgggcttcaaggaagGCAGTGGTTTAAGCATCTT ATTTATGGGCCTCCAAGTGACTATGAGAGCAAGCTGGTTTTCTTCCCAGGAGTAGCAGATGCTATATCTGGATCTGCAAGAATGAGTAGAAAAGAGAGGAAAGCGGCGATTCAGCATGAGATATGGAGGGCTGCTAGAGCTATACAAAGAGCTGCCAGAGCCCTTAAAGGGGAACTCACCTGA
- the LOC122275365 gene encoding uncharacterized protein LOC122275365 isoform X3, with protein sequence MEEGIRSLSRSLASFCNHLESSCYALKQSLDRRPIPLDSVSSSFIKSLNRRVSGASGDLNVLDSMILGTVSFEELLGHCNEVYKKNQSDLSELQDRLKSLGYHVPDVEISDEEEVPDLSTTLCLESKEGLAPPSSYFGQDCTTGSIIKSLEEDALLDESLSLKKLGLSDACLATLASGANGQIESEDSEHGKRTICGEADVNQKSNEAPKPLIKISIDDYESLPSYMKGLALWEDLLEAVEKINSSLSKKQRTKGSNYFHQDEISSLGLGPKARSYLLLLVRMNRLVVETIDGLISYRVL encoded by the exons ATGGAGGAGGGGATCCGTAGCTTGAGCAGATCTTTAGCTTCATTCTGCAACCACCTGGAGTCGAGTTGCTACGCTCTCAAGCAATCCCTCGATCGCCGTCCCATCCCTCTTG aTTCGGTTTCATCGAGTTTTATAAAGAGCCTGAACCGCCGAGTATCGGGCGCGAGCGGCGATCTCAACGTGCTCGACTCAATGATCCTCGGTACCGTGTCTTTCGAGGAGCTTTTGGGCCACTGCAACGAGGTTTACAAGAAGAACCAGAGCGATCTTTCTGAGCTCCAAGACCGCCTCAAGAGCTTAGGATACCATGTTCCTG ACGTTGAAATCAGTGATGAAGAAGAGGTTCCCGATTTATCTACAACGCTTTGCTTGGAATCCAAGGAAGGATTGGCTCCACCATCTTCTTATTTCGGACAAGACTGTACGACGGGTTCTATTATCAAGAGTTTGGAAGAAGATGCATT ATTAGACGAGTCACTCAGTTTGAAGAAGCTTGGCCTTTCGGACGCTTGCCTTGCGACTTTAGCATCTGGAG CTAATGGTCAGATTGAGTCTGAAGACTCTGAACACGGAAAACGCACAATTTGTG GGGAAGCAGATGTGAACCAGAAATCAAATGAAGCCCCTAAGCCTCTGATTAAGATATCAATTGATGATTATGAGAGTCTTCCTTCTTACATGAAAGGTCTAGCACTCTGGGAG GATCTACTTGAGGCTGTCGAGAAGATCAATTCAAGCCTGAGCAAAAAACAGAGAACGAAGGGAAGCAACTACTTCCACCAAGACGAAATATCATCATTGGGGTTGG GACCTAAAGCAAGATCTTATTTGCTGTTACTTGTACGCATGAATCGGTTGGTTGTAGAGACCATTGATGGATTGATATCCTACCGAGTTTTGTAG
- the LOC122275365 gene encoding uncharacterized protein LOC122275365 isoform X4 — translation MEEGIRSLSRSLASFCNHLESSCYALKQSLDRRPIPLDSVSSSFIKSLNRRVSGASGDLNVLDSMILGTVSFEELLGHCNEVYKKNQSDLSELQDRLKSLGYHVPDVEISDEEEVPDLSTTLCLESKEGLAPPSSYFGQDCTTGSIIKSLEEDALLDESLSLKKLGLSDACLATLASGANGQIESEDSEHGKRTICDVNQKSNEAPKPLIKISIDDYESLPSYMKGLALWEDLLEAVEKINSSLSKKQRTKGSNYFHQDEISSLGLGPKARSYLLLLVRMNRLVVETIDGLISYRVL, via the exons ATGGAGGAGGGGATCCGTAGCTTGAGCAGATCTTTAGCTTCATTCTGCAACCACCTGGAGTCGAGTTGCTACGCTCTCAAGCAATCCCTCGATCGCCGTCCCATCCCTCTTG aTTCGGTTTCATCGAGTTTTATAAAGAGCCTGAACCGCCGAGTATCGGGCGCGAGCGGCGATCTCAACGTGCTCGACTCAATGATCCTCGGTACCGTGTCTTTCGAGGAGCTTTTGGGCCACTGCAACGAGGTTTACAAGAAGAACCAGAGCGATCTTTCTGAGCTCCAAGACCGCCTCAAGAGCTTAGGATACCATGTTCCTG ACGTTGAAATCAGTGATGAAGAAGAGGTTCCCGATTTATCTACAACGCTTTGCTTGGAATCCAAGGAAGGATTGGCTCCACCATCTTCTTATTTCGGACAAGACTGTACGACGGGTTCTATTATCAAGAGTTTGGAAGAAGATGCATT ATTAGACGAGTCACTCAGTTTGAAGAAGCTTGGCCTTTCGGACGCTTGCCTTGCGACTTTAGCATCTGGAG CTAATGGTCAGATTGAGTCTGAAGACTCTGAACACGGAAAACGCACAATTTGTG ATGTGAACCAGAAATCAAATGAAGCCCCTAAGCCTCTGATTAAGATATCAATTGATGATTATGAGAGTCTTCCTTCTTACATGAAAGGTCTAGCACTCTGGGAG GATCTACTTGAGGCTGTCGAGAAGATCAATTCAAGCCTGAGCAAAAAACAGAGAACGAAGGGAAGCAACTACTTCCACCAAGACGAAATATCATCATTGGGGTTGG GACCTAAAGCAAGATCTTATTTGCTGTTACTTGTACGCATGAATCGGTTGGTTGTAGAGACCATTGATGGATTGATATCCTACCGAGTTTTGTAG
- the LOC122275365 gene encoding uncharacterized protein LOC122275365 isoform X1: MEEGIRSLSRSLASFCNHLESSCYALKQSLDRRPIPLDSVSSSFIKSLNRRVSGASGDLNVLDSMILGTVSFEELLGHCNEVYKKNQSDLSELQDRLKSLGYHVPDVEISDEEEVPDLSTTLCLESKEGLAPPSSYFGQDCTTGSIIKSLEEDALLDESLSLKKLGLSDACLATLASGANGQIESEDSEHGKRTICGEADVNQKSNEAPKPLIKISIDDYESLPSYMKGLALWELLSKVDQLCPLAFIPTQLNDHLFKPAFGGIKRATVHDLLEAVEKINSSLSKKQRTKGSNYFHQDEISSLGLGPKARSYLLLLVRMNRLVVETIDGLISYRVL, encoded by the exons ATGGAGGAGGGGATCCGTAGCTTGAGCAGATCTTTAGCTTCATTCTGCAACCACCTGGAGTCGAGTTGCTACGCTCTCAAGCAATCCCTCGATCGCCGTCCCATCCCTCTTG aTTCGGTTTCATCGAGTTTTATAAAGAGCCTGAACCGCCGAGTATCGGGCGCGAGCGGCGATCTCAACGTGCTCGACTCAATGATCCTCGGTACCGTGTCTTTCGAGGAGCTTTTGGGCCACTGCAACGAGGTTTACAAGAAGAACCAGAGCGATCTTTCTGAGCTCCAAGACCGCCTCAAGAGCTTAGGATACCATGTTCCTG ACGTTGAAATCAGTGATGAAGAAGAGGTTCCCGATTTATCTACAACGCTTTGCTTGGAATCCAAGGAAGGATTGGCTCCACCATCTTCTTATTTCGGACAAGACTGTACGACGGGTTCTATTATCAAGAGTTTGGAAGAAGATGCATT ATTAGACGAGTCACTCAGTTTGAAGAAGCTTGGCCTTTCGGACGCTTGCCTTGCGACTTTAGCATCTGGAG CTAATGGTCAGATTGAGTCTGAAGACTCTGAACACGGAAAACGCACAATTTGTG GGGAAGCAGATGTGAACCAGAAATCAAATGAAGCCCCTAAGCCTCTGATTAAGATATCAATTGATGATTATGAGAGTCTTCCTTCTTACATGAAAGGTCTAGCACTCTGGGAG CTGCTTTCTAAAGTAGATCAGCTCTGCCCTCTTGCTTTCATACCGACACAACTGAATGACCATCTGTTTAAGCCGGCCTTTGGTGGTATAAAGCGTGCTACTGTTCAT GATCTACTTGAGGCTGTCGAGAAGATCAATTCAAGCCTGAGCAAAAAACAGAGAACGAAGGGAAGCAACTACTTCCACCAAGACGAAATATCATCATTGGGGTTGG GACCTAAAGCAAGATCTTATTTGCTGTTACTTGTACGCATGAATCGGTTGGTTGTAGAGACCATTGATGGATTGATATCCTACCGAGTTTTGTAG
- the LOC122275365 gene encoding uncharacterized protein LOC122275365 isoform X2, whose amino-acid sequence MEEGIRSLSRSLASFCNHLESSCYALKQSLDRRPIPLDSVSSSFIKSLNRRVSGASGDLNVLDSMILGTVSFEELLGHCNEVYKKNQSDLSELQDRLKSLGYHVPDVEISDEEEVPDLSTTLCLESKEGLAPPSSYFGQDCTTGSIIKSLEEDALLDESLSLKKLGLSDACLATLASGANGQIESEDSEHGKRTICDVNQKSNEAPKPLIKISIDDYESLPSYMKGLALWELLSKVDQLCPLAFIPTQLNDHLFKPAFGGIKRATVHDLLEAVEKINSSLSKKQRTKGSNYFHQDEISSLGLGPKARSYLLLLVRMNRLVVETIDGLISYRVL is encoded by the exons ATGGAGGAGGGGATCCGTAGCTTGAGCAGATCTTTAGCTTCATTCTGCAACCACCTGGAGTCGAGTTGCTACGCTCTCAAGCAATCCCTCGATCGCCGTCCCATCCCTCTTG aTTCGGTTTCATCGAGTTTTATAAAGAGCCTGAACCGCCGAGTATCGGGCGCGAGCGGCGATCTCAACGTGCTCGACTCAATGATCCTCGGTACCGTGTCTTTCGAGGAGCTTTTGGGCCACTGCAACGAGGTTTACAAGAAGAACCAGAGCGATCTTTCTGAGCTCCAAGACCGCCTCAAGAGCTTAGGATACCATGTTCCTG ACGTTGAAATCAGTGATGAAGAAGAGGTTCCCGATTTATCTACAACGCTTTGCTTGGAATCCAAGGAAGGATTGGCTCCACCATCTTCTTATTTCGGACAAGACTGTACGACGGGTTCTATTATCAAGAGTTTGGAAGAAGATGCATT ATTAGACGAGTCACTCAGTTTGAAGAAGCTTGGCCTTTCGGACGCTTGCCTTGCGACTTTAGCATCTGGAG CTAATGGTCAGATTGAGTCTGAAGACTCTGAACACGGAAAACGCACAATTTGTG ATGTGAACCAGAAATCAAATGAAGCCCCTAAGCCTCTGATTAAGATATCAATTGATGATTATGAGAGTCTTCCTTCTTACATGAAAGGTCTAGCACTCTGGGAG CTGCTTTCTAAAGTAGATCAGCTCTGCCCTCTTGCTTTCATACCGACACAACTGAATGACCATCTGTTTAAGCCGGCCTTTGGTGGTATAAAGCGTGCTACTGTTCAT GATCTACTTGAGGCTGTCGAGAAGATCAATTCAAGCCTGAGCAAAAAACAGAGAACGAAGGGAAGCAACTACTTCCACCAAGACGAAATATCATCATTGGGGTTGG GACCTAAAGCAAGATCTTATTTGCTGTTACTTGTACGCATGAATCGGTTGGTTGTAGAGACCATTGATGGATTGATATCCTACCGAGTTTTGTAG
- the LOC122277519 gene encoding probable glutamate carboxypeptidase AMP1 isoform X2: protein MAEAAFSKLGTFFFTSKPSPLSTYLLVLILCILGFYTLHYPHPTLLQSNSQNAPRFRQIFLSSASNDTLASYLRALTQHPHLAGTKPSLDTTHYVLSHFKELGLETRTAQYRALLSYPVHSSLSAHFSDDTVLDLPLTDFTQGTRDVVLPYHAYSPSGSAYAKAVFVNYGTDDDYRALGILGVNVSGCVVIARKGDLPRGVVVRKAEAHGAVAMLLYAEGDGFRKGFERGTVMKGVGDPLSPGWAGVDGGESLDLEDTEVLKRFPKIPSMPLSAEAAEVILGSLGGAPFPSEWRNGIGHVGPGPTILNFTYQGEKRVVTICNVFAVIRGLEEPDRHVLLGNHRDAWTYGAVDPNSGTAALLDIARRYALLMRLGWQPRRTIILCSWDAEEFGMIGSTEWVEQNLINLGPKAVVYLNVDCAVQGPGFFVGATPQLDNLLHEVTKKVKDPDSEGATVYERWAATNIGIHIQRLSGVDSDFAPFLQHAGVPSVDLYYGRDFPVYHTAFDSYNWMTNCGDPLFQRHVAVAGIWGILALHLADDSILPFNYLSYADQLQGYKNILSNFLDGSVSLHPLTTSIQELAYAAKEAENEAKILQKQETTGDSVVLKKRALNDRLMLAERGFLDADGLQGRQWFKHLIYGPPSDYESKLVFFPGVADAISGSARMSRKERKAAIQHEIWRAARAIQRAARALKGELT, encoded by the exons ATGGCCGAAGCGGCTTTCTCCAAGCTCGGTACCTTCTTCTTCACGTCGAAACCATCAcccttgagtacttacttactCGTTCTCATCCTCTGCATTCTGGGCTTCTATACCCTGCATTACCCGCACCCTACACTCTTGCAATCAAATTCCCAAAATGCTCCCCGCTTCCGCCAGATTTTCCTCTCCTCTGCCAGCAACGACACCCTCGCATCCTACCTCCGCGCCCTCACCCAGCATCCTCACCTCGCCGGAACCAAACCCTCCCTCGACACTACCCATTACGTCCTCTCCCACTTCAAGGAGCTTGGACTCGAAACTCGCACCGCCCAGTACCGAGCCCTCCTCTCTTATCCCGTGCACTCCTCCCTCTCTGCGCATTTTAGCGACGACACGGTCCTTGACCTGCCCTTGACGGACTTTACACAGGGGACTCGGGACGTGGTATTACCCTACCATGCGTACTCGCCGTCCGGGTCGGCGTACGCTAAGGCGGTGTTTGTTAATTACGGTACGGATGATGACTATCGTGCGCTGGGGATATTGGGGGTGAACGTTAGCGGGTGCGTGGTGATTGCGAGGAAGGGGGATTTGCCCAGAGGGGTCGTGGTTCGAAAGGCCGAGGCGCATGGGGCTGTAGCAATGCTACTGTACGCCGAGGGGGACGGGTTTAGGAAGGGTTTTGAGAGAGGAACCGTGATGAAGGGCGTGGGGGACCCACTGAGTCCGGGGTGGGCTGGGGTTGATGGTGGTGAGAGTTTGGACTTGGAGGACACCGAGGTTTTGAAAAGATTTCCCAAAATTCCGTCCATGCCCTTGTCCGCCGAGGCTGCCGAAGTCATCTTGGGCTCGCTAGGGGGCGCACCGTTTCCATCGGAGTGGCGCAACGGCATCGGGCATGTCGGCCCGGGACCCACAATATTGAACTTCACTTACCAG GGGGAGAAAAGGGTAGTGACCATTTGTAATGTTTTTGCTGTCATAAGGGGGTTGGAAGAGCCTGACCGCCATGTGCTACTTGGCAATCATAGAGATGCATGGACATATGGTGCTGTTGACCCCAACAGTGGAACCGCAGCCCTGCTTGATATTGCTCGTCGATATGCTCTTTTGATGCGTTTGGGCTGGCAGCCTAGAAGGACAATAATTCTCTGCAGTTGGGATGCAGAAGAGTTTGGGATG ATAGGCTCCACTGAGTGGGTTGAACAAAACCTAATCAATCTCGGCCCCAAAGCTGTAGTGTACCTTAATGTAGATTGTGCGGTTCAAGGTCCAGGTTTCTTTGTTGGTGCAACTCCTCAGCTAGACAATCTTCTTCATGAGGTTACAAAGAAG GTTAAGGATCCCGACTCAGAGGGTGCGACGGTGTATGAGAGATGGGCTGCAACAAATATAGGCATACAT ATACAAAGACTTAGTGGAGTGGATTCTGATTTTGCTCCATTCCTGCAACACGCGGGGGTTCCTTCAGTTGATTTATACTATGGCAGAG ATTTTCCTGTCTATCACACGGCTTTTGACTCCTATAACTGGATGACAAATTGTGGAGATCCATTGTTTCAGCGGCACGTGGCTG TTGCAGGAATTTGGGGAATTCTGGCCCTTCATCTGGCTGATGATTCTATTCTACCATTCAATTACCTCTCATATGCTGATCAGTTGCAG GGGTATAAAAACATCTTGAGCAACTTTTTGGATGGTAGTGTATCCCTACATCCACTGACGACATCAATTCAAGAACTTGCATATGCGGCTAAAGAAGCTGAGAATGAAGCGAAG ATACTACAAAAGCAGGAAACTACAGGTGATTCTGTGGTGTTGAAAAAGCGAGCATTGAATGATCGACTGATGCTTGCTGAAAGAGGGTTCTTGGATGcagatgggcttcaaggaagGCAGTGGTTTAAGCATCTT ATTTATGGGCCTCCAAGTGACTATGAGAGCAAGCTGGTTTTCTTCCCAGGAGTAGCAGATGCTATATCTGGATCTGCAAGAATGAGTAGAAAAGAGAGGAAAGCGGCGATTCAGCATGAGATATGGAGGGCTGCTAGAGCTATACAAAGAGCTGCCAGAGCCCTTAAAGGGGAACTCACCTGA